A region from the Desulfosoma sp. genome encodes:
- a CDS encoding PAS domain-containing sensor histidine kinase has product MEFLERLKFKTTISVVSLTMIFSVALAAWVGIRMSILPAIEEQAEDQLQALGESLQRWMETAPSRAKFEELGARLYEQLSFYPGFRSLRLEDARGKTLFFSGESQKETSGHAEVRRRVNGMELTRSKGKGDPWYELVFQTARPGLETPMVVRTGFQYPILKPLRERLLQTLFLITALILTAGYFISRWFTARITRPVQRLSEMTQLLAQGRMQDVLKTVDVSPLCRPASTGGTWDREVPAPGMCPYLSQSDVQNLFPWCRGTEKVQLTAHPLCSQCHVPSKVGENELIRLLYSFHFMANEIRSYQERLKKRYEFEERLLAACPDGIVANDATGRVILFNSGAERLLGYKAAEVLYRLDVRDLYPQGEASAIKKALQSAEYGGPGVLVNYNTTVRTKDGRMLPVRLSATMLAEDGDSYSIVGFFHDLSELKAHMDALVQTNENLNAANLQLERLNRYYLEMLSFVTHELKSPIANGYMSANALRQEIFGPLTDDQKRMVEAICNNLDQSMEMIRHYLDLSRIEKDELPVRPRKVNLFNQVIAPVLSALDPSIQEKGLRVEVDVPKDLVWTLDPELFRGVMTNLLGNAVKYGEPQGRILLNAVVTSQGRLRLKVWNSGPGISEEDQTRLFRKFQRLSSARRSATRGTGLGLFITKIVVERHGGTIWVESAPGKGVAFLLEVPPGLEAQAESLSEGEDD; this is encoded by the coding sequence ATGGAGTTTCTCGAACGACTGAAGTTCAAAACGACCATTAGCGTGGTTTCGCTCACCATGATCTTCTCTGTGGCCCTTGCCGCCTGGGTGGGAATCCGCATGTCCATCCTGCCTGCCATTGAAGAGCAGGCGGAAGATCAATTACAGGCCCTAGGGGAAAGTCTGCAGCGATGGATGGAGACCGCACCAAGCCGCGCCAAGTTCGAGGAATTGGGAGCACGACTCTATGAGCAGCTTTCCTTTTATCCAGGTTTTCGTTCCCTGCGGCTGGAAGACGCTCGAGGAAAGACATTGTTCTTTTCCGGGGAATCTCAAAAAGAGACGAGCGGCCACGCGGAGGTTCGGCGCCGCGTTAACGGCATGGAACTGACACGGTCGAAAGGCAAGGGGGATCCTTGGTATGAGCTTGTGTTTCAAACGGCTCGGCCAGGACTCGAAACCCCCATGGTGGTGCGCACGGGTTTTCAATATCCCATCCTGAAGCCTTTGCGCGAACGTCTTCTTCAAACCCTTTTTCTCATCACGGCCCTCATTCTGACTGCCGGGTACTTTATCAGCCGCTGGTTTACAGCCCGAATCACACGCCCTGTCCAACGTCTTTCGGAAATGACCCAGCTCTTGGCACAAGGCCGGATGCAGGACGTTCTGAAAACCGTGGATGTCAGCCCTTTATGCCGCCCGGCATCGACAGGGGGCACCTGGGACCGAGAGGTGCCGGCGCCCGGTATGTGCCCGTATCTCAGTCAATCGGATGTCCAAAATCTTTTCCCATGGTGTCGCGGTACCGAAAAAGTTCAGTTGACCGCACATCCATTGTGCTCTCAATGCCACGTCCCCTCAAAAGTGGGAGAAAATGAACTCATTCGGCTTCTCTACAGCTTTCACTTTATGGCCAATGAGATTCGCTCCTACCAGGAACGACTCAAGAAACGCTATGAGTTCGAAGAACGCCTTTTGGCGGCGTGTCCCGACGGTATTGTGGCCAACGATGCCACAGGTCGCGTCATTTTGTTTAATTCAGGCGCCGAACGGCTCTTGGGCTACAAAGCCGCCGAAGTGCTCTATCGACTCGACGTTCGCGACCTTTATCCTCAGGGGGAAGCATCGGCTATCAAAAAAGCCTTGCAAAGCGCTGAATACGGTGGCCCTGGCGTGTTGGTCAATTACAATACCACGGTCCGGACCAAAGACGGGCGAATGCTGCCGGTTCGGCTTTCGGCCACGATGCTTGCTGAAGATGGAGATTCTTATTCCATTGTGGGTTTCTTTCACGACCTTAGCGAGTTAAAAGCCCACATGGACGCTCTGGTGCAAACCAACGAGAATCTCAACGCCGCCAATCTTCAACTGGAACGTCTTAACCGTTACTATTTGGAAATGCTCAGTTTTGTCACCCATGAATTGAAATCCCCCATCGCCAACGGATACATGAGCGCTAATGCGTTGAGGCAGGAAATCTTCGGGCCTTTGACGGACGATCAAAAAAGAATGGTGGAGGCCATTTGCAACAATTTGGATCAGTCCATGGAGATGATTCGGCATTATCTGGACCTTTCTCGAATCGAAAAAGATGAATTGCCGGTACGTCCTCGAAAGGTGAATCTCTTCAACCAGGTGATCGCTCCAGTCCTTTCAGCCCTGGATCCCAGCATTCAGGAAAAGGGATTGCGCGTGGAAGTGGATGTTCCCAAGGATCTTGTCTGGACCCTGGATCCGGAACTCTTTCGGGGTGTCATGACCAATCTTTTGGGCAACGCCGTCAAGTACGGAGAACCTCAGGGAAGAATTCTTCTCAACGCAGTTGTCACATCCCAAGGGCGTCTGCGCCTCAAAGTATGGAACTCGGGACCCGGAATTTCCGAAGAAGATCAGACTAGATTATTTCGTAAGTTCCAGAGGTTGTCGTCTGCTCGGCGGTCGGCCACTCGAGGCACAGGTCTTGGGCTCTTTATCACTAAGATCGTGGTAGAACGGCATGGAGGCACCATTTGGGTGGAGAGCGCTCCAGGGAAAGGGGTTGCTTTTCTTTTGGAAGTGCCACCGGGGCTGGAGGCACAGGCTGAGTCGCTGTCGGAAGGGGAGGATGATTGA
- a CDS encoding TRAP transporter substrate-binding protein, producing MMGKRAGVTAFFVAVFCLTAVCQVWAGGVIKLGVVTKPGSAQNVCAEKFKELLESRSDFEVKIFHSASLGTETEILQQIQMNSVQMGVITSGPFDVFVPEARVIDYPFLFANSREADLVLDGPAGQALLKALERARFKGIAFSENGFRHLTNNVRPVHRVDDVKGLKIRVMESILHKELWRVLGANPTPMGWPIYTELQQGTIDAQENPLWVIWNYKIFEVQKYMSLTGHVYSAHIDVANLEWFNGLSPKDQEMIVQTMKEAAAYQRQWNRDNEADFLAKVKAAGMVVDESPDLESFRAKASVLKDLEIYKDPKVQNMLQVFLDAVAEVRGK from the coding sequence ATGATGGGAAAGAGGGCAGGTGTGACGGCGTTCTTTGTGGCGGTATTTTGTTTAACAGCCGTTTGCCAAGTTTGGGCGGGCGGTGTGATCAAGCTGGGCGTAGTCACCAAACCTGGGTCGGCTCAGAATGTATGCGCAGAAAAATTCAAAGAGCTCCTGGAGTCTCGGTCCGATTTCGAAGTCAAGATTTTTCACAGCGCCTCCTTGGGTACGGAAACGGAAATCTTGCAGCAGATTCAAATGAATTCCGTTCAGATGGGCGTTATCACTTCCGGCCCTTTTGATGTCTTTGTGCCTGAGGCGCGAGTGATCGATTATCCGTTTCTTTTTGCCAACAGCCGGGAAGCCGACCTGGTTCTGGACGGTCCCGCCGGCCAGGCTCTCCTGAAGGCTCTGGAAAGAGCCCGTTTCAAAGGAATCGCTTTTTCTGAAAACGGTTTTCGGCATCTTACCAACAACGTACGACCCGTCCATCGAGTGGATGATGTCAAGGGTCTTAAGATTCGTGTGATGGAATCCATCCTGCACAAGGAGCTGTGGCGAGTTCTTGGGGCCAACCCCACCCCCATGGGGTGGCCCATTTACACGGAGCTTCAGCAAGGAACCATAGACGCCCAGGAAAACCCTCTCTGGGTTATATGGAATTACAAGATCTTCGAAGTGCAAAAATACATGAGCCTCACAGGGCACGTTTATTCGGCCCACATCGATGTGGCCAATTTGGAATGGTTTAACGGTCTTTCCCCTAAGGACCAGGAGATGATCGTTCAGACCATGAAGGAGGCGGCGGCTTATCAGAGGCAATGGAATCGAGACAACGAAGCAGACTTCCTGGCCAAAGTCAAAGCCGCAGGCATGGTGGTGGACGAATCCCCCGATTTGGAATCGTTTCGAGCCAAGGCATCGGTGCTTAAGGATCTAGAGATCTACAAGGATCCCAAGGTTCAGAACATGCTGCAGGTTTTTCTGGATGCGGTTGCCGAGGTGCGCGGAAAATAG
- a CDS encoding response regulator, with protein sequence MSGKRIVIIDDDPSFLEITGAILRRFGYEVMTASNTQDGLRLIEEEQPDLLVLDIMMATVDEGLRFAVKLRQSEALRKLPIIIVSAQPESEKGYTRTVDEDLDWIAADIFMEKPVDPQALRHNIELLLKREQ encoded by the coding sequence ATGAGCGGAAAACGTATAGTGATCATTGATGATGATCCAAGTTTCTTGGAGATCACGGGGGCCATTCTCCGCCGGTTCGGCTATGAGGTTATGACGGCGAGCAACACGCAAGACGGCCTTCGGCTCATTGAAGAAGAACAACCCGATCTGCTGGTGCTGGATATCATGATGGCGACCGTGGACGAAGGTCTACGTTTCGCGGTGAAGCTGAGACAGAGCGAGGCCTTGCGCAAGCTTCCCATCATCATCGTCTCGGCGCAGCCGGAATCGGAAAAGGGGTACACACGAACCGTTGACGAGGATTTAGATTGGATCGCCGCCGACATTTTCATGGAAAAGCCGGTGGACCCGCAAGCACTACGCCACAACATTGAACTGCTTCTTAAACGAGAACAATAA
- a CDS encoding TRAP transporter small permease: MGWLHRLSFGLNRGVEVTIGVLAMLMALVTGLQVFFRYVLNHSLFWSEELGRILLVWITFLGATAAYRRKAHVGIDVMVRRLAPKSQGVLERLLLVVSSLFFLVLIVFGCQFIRFIASQRTPALGLPMGLPYTVIPLSGLIFLVHTASLGLEHKK; the protein is encoded by the coding sequence ATGGGGTGGCTGCATCGCTTGAGCTTCGGACTCAACCGGGGAGTGGAAGTTACCATCGGTGTGCTGGCCATGCTTATGGCCCTGGTCACCGGTCTTCAGGTATTTTTCCGGTACGTGCTGAACCATTCATTGTTTTGGTCAGAGGAATTGGGAAGAATTCTGCTGGTATGGATCACCTTTCTGGGAGCGACCGCTGCCTATCGAAGAAAAGCTCATGTGGGGATCGATGTCATGGTGCGGCGTCTTGCCCCTAAGTCCCAAGGGGTGTTGGAACGCCTGCTGCTTGTCGTGTCGAGCCTGTTTTTCTTGGTCCTTATCGTTTTCGGGTGCCAATTTATACGCTTCATCGCCAGCCAGAGAACGCCCGCTTTGGGCCTTCCCATGGGCCTCCCTTATACGGTGATCCCCTTAAGCGGCCTGATTTTTCTTGTGCATACCGCCAGCCTAGGTTTGGAACATAAAAAATAA
- a CDS encoding TRAP transporter large permease: MLPMVLFVTLMLLFLANMPIALAIGVASLTALWLHGDLPLMMVIQRLYAGVDSFPLMAVPLFMCAGALMEAGGISRRVVQLAESIVGWLPGGLAAVAVVSAMFFAGISGSAAADTAAVGTILIPSMIRRGYDKGFAAAVQAAGGSIGVVIPPSIPMIIFGFLTGASIGKLFAAGILPGILMGVSLILVSTILSWKNRYSTVVAFSWRRLVTSIWDAKWAMGAPVVILGGILSGVFTATESAAAATFYALLVGLWVHRELRWKDLPELFIRSAVTASLVLFIIATASIFSWFMAIEDIPARLARGLLSVTMHPTALLMILNGILLLAGTFVETTASLILLVPVILPLIPTLGLDIVQLGAIVVVNLAIGMLTPPLGICLVVSCTLAQCRMERVVARIGPFLLVLLVDLVLISLWSPLTMWLPSILQR, from the coding sequence ATGTTACCGATGGTGCTCTTTGTGACTCTCATGCTTTTGTTTTTGGCCAATATGCCCATAGCTTTGGCCATCGGCGTGGCTTCCCTGACCGCTCTATGGCTTCACGGTGATCTACCTCTCATGATGGTGATTCAAAGACTCTACGCGGGAGTGGACTCCTTTCCGCTCATGGCCGTGCCACTCTTCATGTGTGCCGGGGCGCTCATGGAAGCCGGAGGCATTTCGAGGCGGGTGGTGCAACTTGCAGAATCCATCGTGGGATGGCTTCCCGGAGGTCTTGCCGCTGTTGCCGTCGTTTCCGCCATGTTTTTTGCCGGCATTTCAGGTTCGGCCGCCGCCGATACGGCCGCGGTAGGCACGATTCTTATCCCGTCCATGATTCGTCGAGGCTACGATAAAGGGTTTGCGGCGGCAGTCCAAGCAGCCGGCGGATCCATCGGTGTGGTGATTCCGCCGAGTATTCCCATGATCATTTTTGGGTTTCTCACGGGAGCCTCCATTGGAAAGCTCTTTGCTGCAGGTATCTTGCCCGGCATTCTCATGGGTGTAAGTCTTATCCTGGTTTCCACGATTCTTTCCTGGAAAAACCGATACAGCACGGTGGTGGCGTTTTCCTGGCGACGATTGGTGACATCCATATGGGACGCCAAATGGGCTATGGGGGCGCCCGTGGTGATTCTGGGCGGCATTCTCAGCGGTGTTTTTACCGCGACGGAATCGGCGGCGGCGGCAACTTTTTACGCGCTGCTTGTCGGTCTTTGGGTGCATCGAGAACTTCGCTGGAAAGACCTTCCGGAACTCTTCATTCGATCGGCCGTCACGGCCAGTCTTGTTTTGTTTATCATCGCCACGGCTTCCATCTTCAGCTGGTTCATGGCCATTGAAGACATTCCGGCTCGACTGGCACGAGGACTCCTTTCCGTGACCATGCACCCCACGGCGCTTCTCATGATCTTGAACGGCATTCTTCTTTTGGCGGGAACCTTTGTGGAAACCACCGCCTCCCTTATTCTGCTCGTACCCGTAATTCTTCCCCTGATACCAACGCTGGGCCTGGACATCGTGCAATTGGGAGCGATCGTGGTGGTGAACCTGGCCATCGGTATGCTGACGCCGCCCCTGGGGATTTGTCTGGTGGTTTCCTGTACCCTTGCTCAATGCCGTATGGAAAGAGTCGTCGCCCGTATCGGCCCCTTTCTTTTGGTCCTTTTGGTTGACCTGGTGCTTATCTCCCTGTGGTCGCCGCTCACCATGTGGCTGCCTTCAATCCTGCAGCGGTAG
- a CDS encoding efflux transporter outer membrane subunit has product MTAWACAPVGPQYTAPQIHVSERWHAQENGPWDAATPNADLLARWWTALEDPILTDLESQVLKANRDLKIAVARVREARAVLGVQKAGLFPTLDAAAETSRRRTSAHGTTGRAVETGFYQAGFDAGWELDLFGGTRRAVEAAVADWQAAQAAHDAVRASLMAETALAYVELRTFQDRLDLTRRNIAVQEETYALNLSRYEAGLIDELPVQQSLYNLEHTRAALAPLEAGLEAAKNRLAVLTGHEPGVLEEVLRERRPVPAVPPRVAIGIPAEALRNRPDIRQAERDLAAATARIGQATAELYPKLRLLGTIGLESLKAGDLLEWASRFWAVGPSVQWRVFDAGKIRQNIEIRSAQQEQALLRYESLLLKALEEVENALVAFAQEQRRLEQLEKAVAAAEKAEYRARDRYQAGLVDFTDVLDAQRTLQNFQDERAQSRGAVTAGLIRLYKALGGGWQPQPFQSETD; this is encoded by the coding sequence ATGACGGCGTGGGCTTGCGCACCCGTAGGTCCTCAATACACCGCCCCACAAATCCATGTCTCGGAACGCTGGCACGCGCAGGAGAACGGGCCCTGGGATGCCGCAACGCCCAATGCCGACCTTTTGGCCCGTTGGTGGACAGCCTTGGAAGACCCGATTCTGACCGACCTGGAAAGTCAAGTGCTCAAGGCCAATCGGGACCTTAAGATCGCCGTCGCTCGTGTGCGGGAAGCTCGAGCGGTCCTCGGGGTTCAAAAAGCCGGGCTGTTTCCCACCCTCGATGCCGCAGCGGAAACTTCACGACGTCGCACCAGTGCTCATGGCACTACGGGTCGCGCTGTGGAAACGGGATTTTATCAGGCTGGTTTTGATGCAGGATGGGAATTGGACTTGTTCGGGGGTACGCGAAGAGCCGTGGAAGCAGCCGTCGCCGACTGGCAAGCGGCTCAAGCAGCCCACGATGCCGTGCGGGCAAGCCTCATGGCCGAAACGGCTTTAGCCTATGTGGAACTTCGCACCTTTCAGGATCGATTGGATCTGACGCGTCGAAACATCGCCGTGCAGGAAGAAACCTACGCTTTGAATCTTTCCCGCTATGAAGCCGGCCTGATCGATGAACTTCCCGTGCAGCAGTCCCTCTACAATCTGGAACATACACGCGCGGCCCTCGCGCCCCTGGAAGCAGGTCTGGAAGCCGCCAAGAATCGACTGGCCGTTCTCACGGGCCATGAACCGGGAGTGCTGGAAGAGGTTTTGCGAGAACGCCGCCCTGTTCCGGCCGTACCACCTCGCGTGGCCATAGGTATTCCCGCCGAAGCCCTTCGAAACCGCCCCGATATTCGGCAAGCCGAACGGGATTTGGCAGCCGCCACAGCCCGTATCGGGCAGGCGACGGCGGAGCTTTACCCCAAGCTTCGCCTTTTAGGAACCATTGGTTTGGAATCCTTAAAAGCGGGAGATCTCTTGGAATGGGCGAGCCGCTTCTGGGCTGTGGGTCCCTCCGTGCAATGGCGCGTCTTTGATGCCGGAAAGATCCGTCAGAATATTGAAATTCGATCGGCCCAACAGGAACAGGCACTGTTGCGCTATGAATCGCTTCTTTTGAAGGCCCTGGAAGAAGTGGAAAACGCTTTGGTCGCCTTTGCTCAGGAACAAAGGCGCCTGGAACAACTGGAAAAAGCCGTCGCAGCTGCTGAAAAGGCGGAATATCGAGCCAGAGACCGCTATCAGGCTGGCCTGGTAGATTTTACCGATGTCCTGGACGCGCAGCGTACTTTGCAGAATTTTCAAGATGAACGGGCGCAAAGCCGCGGGGCGGTCACCGCCGGCCTGATTCGGCTCTACAAGGCTCTAGGAGGCGGCTGGCAACCTCAGCCCTTTCAATCCGAAACCGATTAA
- a CDS encoding FAD-dependent oxidoreductase, giving the protein MAKTVTVTLDGRTVQAQEGSTILDVARREGVYIPTLCYTHLLRPLENCRLCVVAVEGEKQFKAACSTPVRDGMIIRTSGQDLAQTRKLLLELLLDTHYGDCVAPCSVTCPANVDIQGYLALLRHGEYLEAVRLIKEKIPMPATIGRVCPHPCEGACRRHLVDEPVNINHCKRFLADFEMKSGVRILPQVPAETGHHVAVVGGGPAGLSAAYYLRALGHGVTIFEAREKLGGMLRYGIPEYRLPKKILDWEIEGILSLGVKVRTGVMWGRDFTLDDLKKEGFGAIFLAIGAWASRKLGIVGEELEGVESGVDFLENIAAGRPVKVGRRVVVIGGGNVAIDAARSALRLGAEKVTILYRRSRKEMPASHEEIEAAEAEGVEIHLLAAPTRVLGENGHVRQLEFIRMELGEPDASGRRRPVPVEGSETLLDVDQVISAIGQYPVVLTPDQDPGMEKIPITRWSTIGGDPRSMHTGAEMIFVGGDLFRGPMTVVAALADGRKAAYSLNRFFQAGRVEPEPLHFNISKGDLAHIDKEPFGVYKVIPRERMPEVEVSRRLKNFMEVELGFDEAQAKREAERCLVCGCSAAFDCRLRDLMNEFQVDWREQPSKKIHFQRVAAIDTHPLIALDPNKCIRCERCYVACQTFQCSDAIDFKDWPKFNAKCVSCGLCVDLCPTGALMERRQGRPVERLDWQSVPSHCVHCGYGCELELKVKGERLVWIADGRDTLPNRASTCSKGRFRSYDDHWRGQRATQPMVRENGELKETSWGKAVEAALQGLRAVAQKHGQESIGALGSPRLTCEGLYLLQKWMRTRFGTPFVDTLGRKTAEAVLRHALIPKGGSPLVPSMAELAHAQAILYVGERLEETNPVTVTSIRRAVRSGHVPLWGMGRLSESLRPMAALSYAAEVKRWPDLLSCLTLQFAEKSGEKALEYLKDLWGSQPLEAVKKLSLETFERNALESLVHGMSAVGGVAVVLDLAALEQLSEPEIDRAVQAVTALVSVMKKQVRKNGTGLFLAAPYANAVGACFVGMSPKTLPGCISFDRESDVAKLRTLWDDTPLPQGPGIGVMEALQKGEIRALFLQDSALLGEVSAQDLEALSRLEFLVVQENTLGPATAWAHVVLPTAAFGEQEGIVINQEGRLLTLQKALGRHGESLPDWDGISRLMAADGAPFPKNLDAVYQEWAKLFLGGVVSDWHAAAVEKKRLGDLLAGA; this is encoded by the coding sequence ATGGCGAAGACGGTGACGGTCACATTGGATGGAAGAACGGTGCAGGCTCAGGAAGGCAGCACCATTTTGGACGTGGCCAGACGCGAAGGGGTTTATATTCCGACACTGTGTTACACACACCTGTTGCGTCCTTTGGAAAACTGCCGGCTGTGCGTTGTGGCCGTAGAAGGGGAAAAGCAGTTCAAGGCGGCCTGCAGCACCCCCGTGCGAGACGGCATGATCATTCGCACTTCCGGCCAGGATCTGGCCCAAACACGAAAACTCCTTCTCGAACTACTCCTGGACACTCACTACGGCGACTGTGTGGCTCCCTGTTCAGTCACCTGCCCGGCCAACGTGGATATTCAAGGCTACCTCGCGCTCCTTCGCCATGGGGAATATCTGGAAGCCGTGCGGCTTATCAAGGAAAAGATCCCCATGCCGGCCACGATCGGCCGTGTCTGCCCGCATCCGTGTGAGGGGGCATGCCGACGGCATCTGGTGGATGAACCTGTCAATATCAATCATTGCAAACGATTTCTGGCAGATTTTGAAATGAAGTCCGGAGTGCGGATACTTCCCCAGGTGCCTGCGGAAACCGGGCATCATGTGGCGGTGGTGGGAGGTGGCCCGGCGGGGTTGAGCGCCGCCTATTACTTGAGGGCTCTCGGACATGGCGTGACCATATTCGAAGCCCGAGAAAAACTTGGGGGTATGCTGCGCTACGGGATTCCTGAATACCGGCTTCCCAAGAAAATCCTGGACTGGGAAATCGAGGGGATTTTGAGCCTGGGGGTTAAGGTGCGCACGGGGGTCATGTGGGGTCGGGATTTCACCCTGGATGATTTGAAAAAGGAGGGGTTTGGGGCCATCTTTCTCGCCATCGGCGCCTGGGCCAGCCGTAAGCTGGGTATCGTCGGGGAAGAACTGGAAGGCGTGGAAAGCGGCGTCGATTTCTTGGAAAATATCGCCGCCGGACGACCGGTGAAAGTGGGTCGGCGCGTCGTGGTCATCGGGGGCGGCAACGTGGCCATTGATGCGGCTCGGTCCGCTTTACGCCTGGGTGCGGAAAAAGTCACCATCCTTTACCGTCGATCCCGAAAAGAAATGCCCGCAAGTCACGAAGAAATCGAAGCCGCGGAAGCGGAAGGCGTGGAAATACATCTTCTGGCCGCTCCTACACGGGTTTTGGGCGAAAACGGCCATGTGCGTCAGTTGGAATTCATTCGCATGGAATTGGGAGAACCCGACGCCAGCGGTCGTCGGCGACCGGTACCCGTGGAAGGATCGGAAACCCTTTTGGACGTAGACCAGGTCATCAGTGCCATCGGCCAATATCCGGTGGTGCTGACCCCGGACCAAGACCCCGGCATGGAAAAGATCCCCATCACCCGGTGGAGCACCATCGGCGGGGATCCTCGAAGTATGCACACGGGGGCGGAAATGATCTTCGTCGGGGGCGACTTGTTCCGAGGCCCCATGACCGTGGTGGCCGCTTTGGCAGACGGCCGCAAAGCCGCCTACTCACTGAACCGGTTTTTCCAAGCGGGTCGTGTGGAACCCGAACCCTTGCATTTCAACATCAGCAAGGGCGACCTTGCGCACATCGACAAGGAGCCTTTCGGGGTCTACAAGGTCATTCCTCGGGAACGCATGCCTGAAGTGGAAGTTTCTCGAAGGCTTAAAAACTTCATGGAAGTGGAATTGGGCTTTGATGAGGCTCAGGCCAAAAGGGAAGCGGAACGTTGCCTGGTGTGCGGCTGCAGTGCGGCGTTCGACTGCCGCCTGAGGGACCTGATGAACGAATTTCAGGTGGATTGGCGCGAACAACCCAGCAAAAAGATCCATTTTCAAAGGGTCGCCGCCATCGACACGCATCCCCTCATTGCCTTGGACCCCAACAAATGCATCCGCTGTGAACGTTGCTACGTGGCTTGTCAGACCTTCCAATGCAGCGACGCCATTGATTTCAAGGACTGGCCCAAGTTTAACGCCAAATGCGTCTCCTGCGGCCTTTGTGTCGACCTGTGCCCCACAGGAGCTCTCATGGAACGGCGCCAGGGGCGTCCGGTGGAACGATTGGATTGGCAATCCGTTCCCAGCCATTGTGTCCACTGCGGCTATGGATGCGAACTGGAGCTCAAGGTCAAAGGAGAACGGCTCGTATGGATCGCCGATGGGCGAGACACCCTTCCCAATCGGGCTTCCACCTGTTCCAAAGGAAGGTTCCGTTCTTACGACGACCATTGGCGCGGCCAAAGAGCCACTCAGCCCATGGTGCGCGAAAACGGGGAGCTCAAAGAAACTTCATGGGGAAAAGCTGTGGAAGCCGCCTTGCAAGGACTTCGAGCCGTGGCGCAAAAACACGGCCAGGAATCCATCGGTGCCCTGGGATCCCCTCGGCTGACCTGTGAAGGACTCTACCTTCTGCAAAAATGGATGCGCACACGTTTCGGCACCCCCTTTGTGGACACCCTGGGCCGAAAGACGGCCGAAGCCGTTTTGCGACACGCTCTGATTCCCAAAGGTGGATCCCCTCTGGTGCCTTCCATGGCCGAACTGGCTCATGCGCAGGCCATTCTTTACGTGGGGGAGCGCTTGGAAGAAACAAACCCGGTGACGGTGACTTCCATTCGTCGAGCCGTTCGGAGTGGTCATGTCCCTTTGTGGGGCATGGGCCGACTGTCGGAATCCCTTCGACCGATGGCTGCCCTTTCCTACGCGGCCGAAGTGAAAAGATGGCCGGATCTTCTGTCATGCCTGACCCTGCAGTTTGCGGAAAAAAGTGGAGAAAAGGCCTTGGAATACCTCAAGGACCTTTGGGGCTCGCAACCGCTTGAGGCCGTCAAAAAGCTGTCCTTGGAAACCTTTGAAAGGAATGCTCTGGAAAGTTTGGTTCATGGCATGAGCGCGGTGGGCGGTGTGGCTGTGGTGCTGGATCTCGCGGCACTGGAACAGCTCAGTGAGCCGGAAATTGATCGAGCCGTGCAAGCCGTGACGGCGCTTGTTTCGGTCATGAAAAAACAGGTTCGAAAAAATGGGACGGGACTCTTCCTGGCGGCTCCCTATGCCAATGCGGTGGGAGCGTGCTTTGTGGGCATGAGTCCCAAGACGCTTCCGGGCTGCATATCGTTTGATCGTGAATCGGATGTGGCAAAGCTTCGAACCTTATGGGATGACACACCCCTTCCTCAAGGACCTGGCATCGGTGTCATGGAAGCCTTGCAAAAAGGGGAGATTCGAGCCCTGTTCCTTCAGGACAGCGCGCTCCTTGGAGAAGTTTCGGCACAGGATCTGGAAGCCTTAAGCCGATTGGAATTCCTCGTGGTTCAGGAAAACACACTGGGACCCGCTACCGCGTGGGCTCACGTGGTGCTCCCGACAGCCGCTTTTGGCGAACAGGAAGGTATTGTCATCAACCAGGAAGGCCGTCTTCTGACCCTTCAAAAGGCGCTCGGCCGACATGGGGAAAGCCTACCAGACTGGGACGGCATCAGTCGCCTTATGGCGGCCGATGGCGCTCCATTTCCAAAAAACCTGGACGCGGTTTATCAGGAATGGGCGAAACTCTTTTTGGGAGGCGTCGTGTCCGATTGGCACGCTGCGGCCGTCGAAAAGAAACGCTTGGGGGACCTTCTGGCAGGAGCTTAG